One Methanobacterium sp. genomic region harbors:
- a CDS encoding patatin-like phospholipase family protein, with product MNLKYKDKKSVHEIDSLVFSGGGAIGMAYAGVFDELEKIGVLNHAKTVAGASAGAIIALVFALRYETDEIIEIIKETDFSKFLDCGKGINMNEVLKNHESHKLEFAGLLGRLLSTGAFCDGAVARNFLSDLITGKDFSENITFNDLYTGTAIELNVVCCDISRKQTMIHNYNNSPDIPVLDAVHASMSIPIVFKPVDLYKDGTCAVDGGTTDNYPLDSVSNPLGFIIATKEGVMNHPFTKIKWAWEYIPAMISMMRNIHYDTIFSKQENIDRTVFIDAVGVGALDFNMSPVKMDELIESGRKAVRDYFADLSNK from the coding sequence ATGAATTTAAAATATAAAGATAAGAAAAGTGTCCATGAAATTGATTCTCTTGTTTTTAGCGGCGGCGGTGCTATCGGAATGGCTTATGCTGGTGTTTTCGACGAACTTGAAAAAATTGGAGTGTTGAATCATGCTAAAACAGTTGCAGGGGCATCTGCAGGTGCCATAATTGCTCTGGTATTTGCGCTGCGATATGAAACAGATGAAATAATTGAGATCATCAAAGAAACAGATTTTTCAAAATTTCTTGATTGTGGCAAAGGTATAAACATGAATGAAGTATTAAAAAACCATGAATCACATAAATTAGAATTTGCAGGTCTTTTGGGGCGTTTACTGAGCACGGGTGCATTTTGCGATGGGGCGGTGGCCCGAAATTTTTTATCAGATCTTATAACTGGTAAAGATTTCTCTGAAAATATCACTTTCAACGATTTATATACAGGAACAGCCATAGAATTAAATGTAGTTTGCTGTGATATCTCCCGGAAACAGACCATGATTCATAATTACAATAATTCACCTGATATCCCAGTATTAGATGCGGTTCATGCCAGTATGAGTATTCCCATAGTTTTTAAACCAGTTGATTTATATAAGGATGGTACCTGTGCTGTAGATGGTGGAACAACTGATAATTATCCTTTAGATAGTGTTTCTAATCCGTTAGGTTTTATCATTGCTACAAAAGAAGGGGTAATGAATCATCCATTTACTAAAATTAAATGGGCATGGGAATATATTCCTGCCATGATCAGCATGATGAGAAACATTCATTATGACACTATTTTTAGCAAACAGGAAAATATAGACCGAACTGTTTTTATTGACGCTGTTGGTGTAGGGGCGCTGGATTTTAACATGTCGCCTGTGAAAATGGATGAATTAATTGAGAGTGGAAGAAAAGCTGTACGGGATTATTTTGCAGACCTATCTAATAAATAA
- a CDS encoding flavodoxin family protein, with amino-acid sequence MKKVLLLCASPRPSGNTYQVLEECASAIEDEGLDVEIISFVGKSIKSCIACGRCKELNECAINDGLNDIMVKIRESEGFIVGAPVYFGTARGDVMSALQRIGMVSMATDNFLSWKVGGPIAVARRGGHTATIQEMLMFFFINDMIVPGSTYWNMVFGHAPGDVQDDNEGMQTIRRFGSNVANLIKKISE; translated from the coding sequence ATGAAAAAAGTTCTTTTACTATGTGCTAGTCCAAGACCAAGTGGAAATACATATCAAGTACTTGAAGAATGTGCAAGTGCAATAGAAGATGAGGGTTTAGATGTTGAAATAATTTCATTTGTAGGAAAAAGTATCAAATCATGCATTGCATGCGGAAGATGCAAAGAATTAAACGAATGTGCGATTAATGATGGACTAAATGACATTATGGTGAAAATTAGAGAATCAGAAGGTTTTATTGTAGGAGCACCAGTTTATTTCGGAACTGCACGTGGGGATGTAATGTCTGCACTCCAAAGGATCGGAATGGTTTCAATGGCCACTGATAATTTTTTATCCTGGAAAGTAGGGGGCCCAATAGCTGTTGCAAGAAGAGGAGGACATACTGCAACAATACAGGAAATGTTGATGTTTTTCTTTATCAATGATATGATTGTTCCGGGTTCAACATACTGGAATATGGTTTTTGGTCATGCTCCTGGAGATGTGCAGGATGATAATGAGGGAATGCAGACTATTAGACGATTTGGATCTAATGTGGCTAATTTAATTAAAAAAATAAGCGAATAA
- a CDS encoding MFS transporter — MLNTANQSKTAESSFKNRSKILIIVLTASFMAVLDFNVVSIALPTITTLFNVPVGLSQWILTSYQVTMTVTALIFGKLADYIGKSRLFIIGFLIFTVSSLACGLSTFLAELVLFRILQAIGASMVLSINLAILMQIFPENEKGKVMGYFTAIIGLGMLIGPTVGGFIVDVFGWPYIFFINIPIGIALIIPAVKYLKIEEHLTKENEKDYLGALLFIIAVGTFFMVLNDLASKPVNLSMFILYSAVCAVSLAAFIGRELTAKKPMLEIALFKIQRFTLSAVSLVLYFTATFILVLIQPFYFEGVMGFNPSTVGILAAVMPLAMMVSSPISGRIYDNLKLHSHSWIVKNYPLVGITVMGLTYLICGYAFWNVNLILIIAMFLIAGVCRSIFQGPNNIDIMNSLPPEKGNIASGMINTTTNFGLAFGTAMGAVLLASFVSFTGYSGNVLYVGASTLAGVCGVILYISGILCLVGGLLSYRK, encoded by the coding sequence ATGTTAAATACGGCAAATCAAAGTAAAACAGCTGAATCATCCTTTAAAAATCGTTCAAAGATATTGATAATAGTTTTAACAGCATCTTTTATGGCAGTTTTAGATTTCAATGTGGTGAGTATTGCCCTGCCAACAATAACCACCCTTTTTAATGTTCCTGTGGGACTTTCTCAGTGGATACTTACAAGTTACCAGGTTACAATGACTGTAACTGCACTTATCTTTGGTAAACTGGCTGATTACATTGGAAAATCCAGGCTGTTCATAATTGGATTTTTAATATTCACCGTAAGTTCCCTTGCATGCGGGCTTTCAACTTTCCTTGCAGAGCTGGTACTGTTCAGGATACTGCAGGCAATTGGAGCTTCCATGGTTTTAAGCATAAACCTTGCTATCTTAATGCAAATTTTCCCAGAAAATGAGAAAGGAAAAGTTATGGGCTATTTCACAGCTATAATAGGCCTAGGAATGTTAATAGGACCTACAGTTGGAGGTTTTATAGTTGATGTATTTGGATGGCCATACATCTTCTTTATAAATATACCCATAGGCATAGCCCTGATTATACCCGCCGTTAAATACTTAAAAATAGAAGAACATTTGACTAAAGAAAATGAAAAGGACTATCTTGGTGCGTTATTATTTATAATTGCTGTCGGGACATTTTTCATGGTTTTAAATGATCTTGCAAGCAAACCCGTTAATTTATCCATGTTTATCCTTTATTCTGCAGTATGTGCAGTTTCACTGGCAGCATTTATTGGGAGAGAATTAACAGCGAAAAAACCCATGCTGGAAATTGCGCTATTTAAAATACAAAGGTTCACACTGTCAGCTGTTAGTCTGGTCCTTTATTTTACAGCGACTTTCATTCTAGTGCTTATACAGCCATTTTATTTTGAAGGCGTGATGGGATTCAACCCGTCAACAGTTGGAATACTTGCTGCAGTAATGCCTCTAGCCATGATGGTTAGCTCTCCAATTAGCGGAAGAATATATGACAATTTGAAACTCCACAGCCATTCATGGATTGTTAAAAATTACCCCCTGGTCGGGATTACTGTAATGGGCCTTACTTATTTGATATGCGGCTATGCATTCTGGAACGTGAATCTGATACTGATAATCGCCATGTTTCTCATTGCCGGTGTTTGCCGTTCTATATTCCAGGGCCCCAACAACATAGATATCATGAATTCTCTTCCCCCTGAAAAAGGCAATATTGCATCAGGCATGATAAACACGACCACAAACTTTGGTCTGGCCTTTGGTACTGCAATGGGTGCAGTTTTACTAGCATCATTTGTATCATTTACTGGATACTCCGGCAATGTCCTGTATGTCGGAGCAAGCACTCTTGCAGGAGTTTGTGGAGTTATATTATATATCAGCGGAATATTGTGTCTTGTAGGGGGTTTACTCTCTTACAGGAAATAA
- a CDS encoding MarR family winged helix-turn-helix transcriptional regulator, with protein sequence MKKENIIKIWNYWEHINKLIRLKHRETAQKYGLTFEQFHLLIELDHHQELTVTADVLPPTVGEIAAGIGNAPHTLSERIKRLEKKDLVKKIRDEKDLRINRVVFTDKGQKLINDIKNEAGNIFIYNALEEMDDESLNNLLSGLKQLNKNLSQ encoded by the coding sequence TTGAAAAAAGAAAATATAATAAAAATATGGAATTATTGGGAACATATAAATAAATTAATAAGGTTAAAACATCGTGAAACTGCCCAAAAATATGGTTTAACATTTGAACAGTTTCATCTGTTAATAGAACTAGATCATCATCAAGAATTAACAGTTACTGCTGACGTTCTACCTCCCACTGTGGGAGAAATTGCTGCAGGTATCGGCAATGCACCCCATACATTATCAGAAAGGATAAAAAGGCTCGAAAAAAAAGACCTTGTTAAAAAGATAAGAGATGAAAAAGATTTAAGGATAAATCGAGTTGTTTTTACTGATAAAGGCCAAAAATTAATCAATGATATAAAAAATGAAGCAGGAAACATCTTCATTTACAATGCACTTGAGGAAATGGATGATGAATCATTGAATAACCTTTTAAGCGGTTTAAAGCAGTTAAATAAAAATTTATCACAATAA
- a CDS encoding MFS transporter has protein sequence MNTEKSCKQTNNIDNRIPALLVATLASFFTPFMASAINIALPSIGLEFNADAILLSWIPTAYLLASAVFAVPFGRIADIHGMKKIFTYGIIIFTVATFLCGAAPSVTSLIAFRILQGIGSAMIFVTGLAIITSVYPPNERGKAIGINIASVYIGLSMGPVLGGILTQYLGWRSIFYVIIPLGLLVIAITALKVKGEWAECRGEKFDTAGSIIYGIALIMLMYGFSILPEELGIILLILGIIGILAFVIFELKVKNPVFEVRLFKNITFGFSSLAALINYSSTFAVVFLLSLYLQYIKGLDPQFAGIVLVAQPAVMAITAPVAGRLSDRFSPGLIASIGMAITAISLFCFIFLSNNTSLEFIIMVLLVLGFGLGLFSSPNTNAIMGSVKKRFYGIASATVGTMRLIGQMLSMGVAMVIFSIFIGNVQIVPGNYPALLTSIQIVFTIFTILCFVGIFASLARK, from the coding sequence ATGAATACAGAGAAATCTTGCAAGCAAACAAATAATATTGACAATAGAATACCTGCCCTGCTGGTGGCTACATTAGCTTCCTTTTTTACACCATTTATGGCATCTGCAATTAATATCGCTCTTCCATCAATTGGTTTAGAATTTAACGCAGATGCTATCCTGTTAAGCTGGATTCCAACAGCATATCTACTAGCATCTGCCGTTTTTGCAGTACCTTTCGGAAGGATAGCCGATATACATGGAATGAAAAAAATATTTACCTATGGTATAATCATTTTCACAGTAGCGACCTTTCTGTGCGGTGCAGCCCCCTCTGTAACCTCACTTATCGCTTTCAGGATTCTCCAGGGAATAGGCTCTGCAATGATATTTGTTACCGGTTTAGCAATTATAACATCAGTATATCCTCCAAATGAAAGAGGAAAAGCCATAGGCATAAATATTGCAAGTGTTTACATTGGTCTTTCTATGGGTCCTGTTTTAGGAGGAATACTGACACAGTATCTTGGATGGAGAAGTATTTTCTATGTAATTATACCACTTGGATTACTGGTAATTGCCATTACAGCATTGAAGGTAAAAGGAGAATGGGCTGAATGTAGGGGAGAAAAATTCGACACTGCCGGTTCGATTATTTATGGTATAGCACTGATAATGTTGATGTACGGATTTTCAATACTTCCTGAAGAGCTAGGTATAATCCTACTAATTCTAGGAATTATAGGAATTTTAGCCTTTGTAATATTTGAGTTAAAGGTTAAAAACCCTGTTTTTGAAGTAAGACTCTTCAAAAATATAACCTTCGGGTTTTCCAGTTTAGCAGCTTTAATAAACTACAGCTCTACCTTTGCAGTGGTTTTCCTGTTGAGTCTTTATTTACAGTACATAAAGGGCCTCGATCCCCAGTTTGCAGGGATAGTTCTTGTGGCTCAGCCGGCAGTCATGGCAATTACAGCACCAGTTGCAGGAAGATTATCAGATAGATTTTCACCAGGTTTAATAGCTTCAATAGGGATGGCAATTACAGCAATTAGCCTCTTCTGTTTCATATTCTTAAGCAACAACACAAGCCTTGAATTTATCATAATGGTTTTACTGGTCCTTGGATTTGGACTTGGATTATTTTCATCCCCCAACACCAACGCAATCATGGGATCTGTTAAGAAAAGGTTTTACGGCATTGCATCAGCCACAGTAGGTACAATGCGTCTAATTGGACAGATGCTCAGTATGGGTGTAGCCATGGTAATATTTTCAATATTCATTGGAAATGTTCAGATAGTACCCGGTAATTACCCTGCACTCTTAACAAGTATACAAATTGTGTTTACAATCTTCACAATCCTATGTTTTGTAGGCATATTCGCTTCACTGGCCAGGAAATAA
- a CDS encoding DUF2178 domain-containing protein produces the protein MNSKSGIIMKILSIFESGLFIKILSVFITGLWIAGLLMANIYIIILAVLLLIALSAVLYIHRDNLKEIFQKDSKVIVEDERTQLINEKAATMTLGILMAVMIYAGIVIVALRNSYPQFLQAGYTLFLASILCFILYFTSRAYYTHKY, from the coding sequence ATGAATTCAAAGTCAGGAATAATCATGAAAATACTTTCAATTTTTGAATCCGGCTTATTTATAAAAATATTATCAGTTTTTATAACTGGGCTGTGGATTGCAGGGCTGTTGATGGCAAATATCTACATCATCATACTGGCAGTTCTACTTTTAATTGCACTGAGCGCCGTTTTATACATTCACAGAGATAATCTGAAAGAGATATTCCAGAAAGATAGCAAAGTCATTGTTGAAGACGAAAGAACACAATTGATTAACGAAAAAGCAGCCACAATGACTTTAGGAATTCTCATGGCAGTTATGATATATGCAGGCATTGTAATCGTTGCCCTCAGGAACAGCTATCCTCAATTTTTACAGGCAGGATATACTCTTTTTTTAGCATCAATTTTATGTTTTATACTTTACTTTACATCAAGAGCATATTACACCCACAAATACTAA
- a CDS encoding DUF2178 domain-containing protein, translating into MENYKIVRIIITIFVAMIAGISVELGEIIPAVLAIVIGAMVSYIYKKNTNETLEDERIVKISEKASKMAMALFSIAIAIIGLFFITMRNQYPDFIQAGYTLAYSAVALLGLYYVFYGYYNKKYGY; encoded by the coding sequence ATGGAAAATTACAAGATTGTAAGAATAATAATTACCATATTCGTTGCTATGATCGCAGGAATATCTGTTGAACTGGGAGAAATTATCCCCGCCGTACTGGCCATCGTAATTGGCGCCATGGTATCATATATCTACAAAAAAAATACCAATGAAACTTTAGAAGATGAAAGGATAGTTAAAATAAGTGAAAAAGCCTCAAAAATGGCAATGGCACTCTTTTCCATTGCAATAGCCATTATAGGGTTGTTCTTTATTACCATGAGAAATCAGTACCCTGACTTTATCCAAGCAGGTTATACCCTTGCATATTCCGCTGTTGCACTTTTAGGTTTATATTATGTATTTTATGGATATTACAATAAAAAATACGGTTACTGA
- a CDS encoding helix-turn-helix transcriptional regulator, giving the protein MKNNLKVYRAMKNLTQEELAKELGVTRQTIIAIEKDKYDPSLILAFKMANFFKSSIEDIFIYNEE; this is encoded by the coding sequence ATGAAAAATAATCTTAAAGTATACCGGGCCATGAAGAACCTGACTCAGGAAGAACTTGCCAAAGAATTAGGCGTCACCAGACAGACCATAATTGCCATAGAAAAAGACAAATATGATCCATCCCTAATACTGGCATTTAAAATGGCTAATTTCTTTAAATCATCAATTGAAGACATTTTTATTTATAACGAAGAATAA
- a CDS encoding CPBP family intramembrane glutamic endopeptidase: METLKKSHEYKPFIKLLGKIIIILIIIQLLRAFVMDSLWYVIKPGGNIVLFQILNGISFLIVGIFLLVLFKPSLKTLSLNLDDVRKRTKIIYFAGLIALPVFIILPVFLGAELDIIVLSFIFGLIVPAFEELLFRGYLWNNMQNSLKGKHSGLITWITITILFGLWHLGYIDVFLIHPKEFALVPLLISKIEIGLILGAIVGIIRLKTNKVYGSFLFHGFWNILAP, encoded by the coding sequence ATGGAAACTTTAAAAAAATCACATGAATACAAACCATTTATAAAACTTTTAGGTAAAATAATAATCATACTAATCATCATACAACTTCTAAGGGCTTTTGTAATGGACAGCCTGTGGTATGTAATTAAACCCGGAGGAAATATAGTATTGTTCCAGATTTTAAATGGGATTTCATTCCTTATTGTCGGAATATTCCTTTTAGTATTGTTTAAGCCCTCATTAAAAACTTTAAGTTTGAATTTAGATGATGTTAGAAAAAGAACAAAAATAATTTACTTTGCAGGGCTGATAGCACTTCCAGTTTTCATAATTTTACCTGTTTTTCTGGGAGCTGAGCTTGACATTATCGTGCTGAGTTTCATATTCGGACTTATTGTACCTGCATTTGAAGAGCTTTTGTTTAGGGGATACCTGTGGAATAATATGCAGAATTCTCTTAAAGGAAAACATTCTGGATTAATTACATGGATTACCATTACTATCCTGTTTGGATTATGGCACCTTGGATATATAGATGTATTTCTGATTCATCCCAAAGAATTTGCATTGGTACCATTATTAATAAGTAAAATAGAAATTGGGCTAATATTAGGGGCCATTGTGGGTATTATACGCCTTAAGACCAACAAAGTATATGGATCTTTCTTATTCCATGGATTCTGGAATATTCTTGCACCATAA
- the uppS gene encoding polyprenyl diphosphate synthase, whose translation MKQLKFIYDIYEWYISRNLKPENLPKHIAIIMDGNRRYTKIMGNMEVIDGHKKGVSTLEKVMDWSIELGIEIITVYAFSTENFKRPPKEVEGLMKLFQKNFEDVAKNPKIHKNEVRIKAVGNLNLLPEYVREAIRTAEESTAHYHKKHVNFAIGYDGRMEIIDAIKKISKEVKENKLDINEINEDIVNRNLYTAGLDDPNLIIRTSGEERLSGFLLWQSSYSELYFCDSLWPELRKVDFLRALRSYQERERRFGI comes from the coding sequence ATGAAACAGTTGAAGTTTATTTATGATATTTATGAGTGGTACATATCCCGAAATCTCAAACCAGAAAACTTGCCCAAACATATAGCAATAATAATGGATGGTAACCGGAGATACACGAAAATAATGGGCAACATGGAAGTTATTGATGGGCATAAAAAGGGAGTGAGTACCCTTGAAAAAGTTATGGACTGGTCCATTGAACTGGGAATAGAAATTATCACTGTTTATGCATTTTCCACGGAAAACTTCAAAAGACCTCCCAAAGAAGTGGAGGGTTTAATGAAACTCTTCCAGAAAAATTTTGAAGACGTTGCAAAAAACCCTAAGATCCATAAAAATGAAGTCCGAATTAAAGCAGTGGGTAATCTAAATTTACTCCCAGAATATGTCAGGGAAGCCATTAGAACTGCAGAGGAATCCACAGCCCACTACCACAAAAAACATGTGAACTTTGCAATCGGTTATGACGGGCGTATGGAAATTATCGACGCTATAAAAAAGATTTCAAAGGAAGTAAAAGAGAATAAATTAGATATAAATGAAATAAACGAAGATATAGTAAATAGAAATTTGTATACTGCAGGTTTAGATGATCCCAACCTTATTATAAGGACAAGTGGGGAAGAAAGGCTCAGTGGGTTCCTATTGTGGCAGTCTTCTTATTCAGAGTTATATTTCTGCGATAGTTTATGGCCAGAGCTTAGAAAAGTTGATTTTTTAAGAGCTCTCAGGTCTTATCAAGAAAGAGAAAGGCGCTTTGGAATTTAA
- a CDS encoding DUF116 domain-containing protein, translated as MSFYEFYTIFGQIVFIAGIFILSLLSIALILGRILIKQERLIFPKLLLFTIDVFYGLFKKFAGNVGLDEKIVDQIGVEVRNKVNEKAFKQIENKDKILILPHCLRNPKCEAKLDATGLHCTDCNRCVIGVLKNKAEDQGYNVFIIPGSTFLKKIAQQHKFKGVLGVACHQDLNLAMMNLSQFPCQGVPLLKDGCVCTKVDIRAVLDKMDIELPQNIVIPNKSVPCATERPKRKIL; from the coding sequence ATGTCATTTTACGAATTTTACACCATTTTTGGACAGATAGTGTTTATTGCAGGTATTTTTATTTTAAGTCTGCTATCAATAGCGCTTATCCTTGGAAGGATTCTTATAAAACAGGAAAGGCTTATTTTTCCTAAGTTACTCTTGTTTACTATAGATGTGTTTTATGGATTATTTAAAAAGTTTGCTGGAAATGTTGGCCTGGATGAGAAAATTGTCGATCAAATAGGTGTTGAAGTAAGAAACAAGGTTAATGAAAAGGCATTTAAACAAATAGAAAATAAAGACAAGATTTTGATACTCCCGCACTGCTTGAGAAATCCAAAATGTGAGGCAAAACTGGACGCAACTGGTCTTCACTGCACTGACTGTAATCGATGTGTAATAGGTGTTTTAAAAAATAAAGCAGAAGATCAAGGATACAATGTGTTTATAATACCAGGATCCACTTTTTTAAAGAAAATTGCTCAACAACATAAGTTTAAAGGGGTTTTAGGTGTCGCATGTCATCAGGACTTGAATTTGGCAATGATGAATTTATCTCAGTTCCCGTGTCAGGGTGTGCCTCTTTTAAAGGATGGATGTGTCTGTACTAAAGTTGATATAAGGGCAGTTCTTGATAAAATGGATATTGAACTCCCTCAAAACATAGTTATACCAAATAAAAGTGTTCCGTGCGCTACTGAAAGACCTAAACGTAAAATACTTTAA
- a CDS encoding VWA domain-containing protein, with amino-acid sequence MRLLKNLIFPFSAIVGQENVKKALILNAINPGIGGVLIKGDKGTGKTTAVRALADLLPSLKVVKGCPFNCDPDDEESACDTCKSDNAEIEEKKMKVVELPLGSTEDRVVGSINIEKALKEGTRALEPGILAEANRNILYIDEINLLDDNLVDVLLDAAAYGINIVEREGISVSHPSRFILVGTMNPAEGELRPQLSDRIGLHIIVHSIMDIKDRVEIMARREEFERDPAAFKRKFSTSQKEILDNILNARSLLKDVKISPELMKIIAHVCVDMGVDGHRADIAILKTSKTIAAYNKHLTVDYNDVEEAVMLVLGERLQKSYDQKKIKEKLEKAISDTEDEQKEDENEAQEEQDNSEGDSETAENQDEKAQDDENQSQEGQNEDDSGLKPETEENQEEVDDEEDQPPEEQGNVNVAPHPAEQPEDPEKEKKGIMLKSIEEEGTPVDSDDDEVDIKKLLKMKGKKKNRLYGKRVDSKTQKGKYIKSKIPKNVSNDIAIDATLRAAAIKSNGSINVKNEHIRHKVRKHGARASIALVVDISGSMFSQRKANKIKGILNQLIEDINHHNDKISVIGFKGQEAEVIIPTTRRASSFKEQVDNIRVGGTTPLAAGLKKGLELLKKEKIKEEFVPMMIVLTDGMPNVGINNRPAEDALKIAADLKENEIHTIIVNFERSVKYGRNMNMELALASGGRYYDLEDIKDTKCVVSQIVEQERSVL; translated from the coding sequence GTGAGACTATTGAAAAATCTTATTTTTCCATTTTCGGCAATTGTAGGTCAGGAAAACGTGAAAAAAGCGCTTATACTAAACGCTATAAATCCAGGGATCGGCGGGGTCCTTATCAAAGGAGATAAAGGTACAGGTAAAACTACCGCAGTAAGGGCACTTGCAGATCTTTTACCATCACTAAAAGTTGTAAAAGGATGCCCATTTAACTGTGATCCTGATGATGAGGAATCTGCATGCGATACATGCAAATCAGACAATGCAGAAATTGAAGAGAAAAAAATGAAAGTAGTAGAACTTCCACTCGGTTCTACAGAAGACCGCGTAGTTGGATCAATAAACATTGAAAAGGCATTAAAAGAAGGTACTCGAGCTTTAGAGCCAGGAATACTGGCAGAAGCCAATAGAAATATACTTTATATTGATGAAATCAACCTTCTTGACGATAATTTAGTAGATGTCCTGTTAGACGCTGCTGCATATGGGATAAATATTGTAGAAAGGGAGGGGATCTCAGTATCACATCCCTCCAGATTTATACTTGTTGGAACAATGAACCCCGCTGAAGGTGAGCTCAGACCGCAGCTTTCTGATAGAATTGGCCTGCATATCATAGTGCACAGTATCATGGACATAAAAGACCGTGTTGAAATAATGGCAAGAAGAGAAGAATTTGAAAGAGATCCCGCTGCTTTTAAAAGAAAATTCAGTACATCACAAAAAGAGATACTGGATAATATCTTAAATGCCAGATCATTACTCAAGGATGTTAAAATTTCTCCAGAACTAATGAAAATAATAGCACATGTCTGTGTTGATATGGGTGTTGATGGACACAGGGCAGATATTGCAATACTTAAAACATCAAAAACCATTGCGGCCTATAACAAACATTTAACAGTGGATTATAACGACGTTGAAGAAGCCGTGATGCTTGTACTGGGAGAAAGGCTTCAAAAATCTTATGATCAAAAAAAGATCAAGGAAAAGCTTGAAAAAGCAATTTCCGATACAGAAGATGAACAAAAAGAAGATGAAAACGAAGCCCAAGAAGAGCAGGATAATAGTGAAGGAGATTCTGAAACTGCAGAAAATCAAGACGAAAAAGCCCAGGATGATGAAAATCAATCCCAAGAAGGGCAAAATGAAGATGATAGTGGTTTAAAACCTGAAACTGAAGAAAATCAAGAAGAAGTCGATGATGAGGAAGATCAACCCCCTGAAGAGCAGGGTAATGTAAACGTTGCACCCCATCCTGCGGAGCAACCTGAAGATCCTGAAAAAGAAAAAAAAGGAATCATGTTGAAAAGTATTGAAGAAGAAGGAACACCTGTAGATTCCGATGATGATGAAGTCGATATAAAAAAGCTCCTTAAAATGAAAGGTAAAAAAAAGAACAGGTTGTATGGAAAACGGGTCGATTCCAAAACTCAAAAAGGGAAGTACATAAAAAGTAAAATTCCTAAAAATGTCTCAAATGATATCGCAATAGATGCTACTTTAAGGGCTGCTGCTATTAAATCAAACGGCAGCATTAATGTTAAAAATGAGCATATACGTCATAAAGTCAGGAAGCATGGTGCAAGAGCATCAATAGCCCTTGTGGTAGATATAAGCGGATCTATGTTTTCACAAAGGAAAGCAAATAAGATTAAAGGTATTTTAAATCAATTGATTGAAGATATAAACCACCACAATGATAAAATAAGTGTTATTGGGTTTAAAGGTCAGGAAGCTGAAGTTATAATCCCAACAACAAGAAGAGCTTCTTCATTTAAAGAACAAGTTGATAATATACGTGTTGGAGGCACCACTCCCCTTGCAGCAGGCCTTAAAAAAGGGTTAGAACTTCTTAAAAAGGAAAAAATTAAAGAGGAGTTCGTTCCCATGATGATTGTACTAACAGACGGTATGCCAAATGTAGGTATCAATAACAGACCTGCAGAAGATGCCCTGAAAATTGCTGCAGACTTAAAAGAAAATGAGATACATACTATCATTGTTAATTTTGAGAGATCAGTTAAATACGGGCGAAATATGAATATGGAACTTGCACTGGCATCTGGCGGCCGTTATTATGATTTAGAAGATATTAAAGACACAAAATGTGTTGTATCACAGATTGTTGAGCAGGAAAGATCAGTTCTCTAA